From the Gallaecimonas kandeliae genome, one window contains:
- the kdsB gene encoding 3-deoxy-manno-octulosonate cytidylyltransferase, with amino-acid sequence MSFLVVIPARHASTRLPGKPLLEVGGKAMVLHVLEKAKAAGAIDVWVATDDGRIEALVQGAGGQVMMTSPDHESGTDRLAEVAERLGLADDAIVVNVQGDEPLVPPAVIRQVAELLEAHPQAAVATLATPIHDLDEAVNPNAVKVVTDKNGLALYFSRASIPAQRARLLAGEAPQLEGGLLRRHLGIYAYRAGFLRRYAGLAVSPLEQLEALEQLRVLWHGERIVVADACELPPAGIDTPADLERVNRLLEQ; translated from the coding sequence TTGAGCTTCCTGGTGGTGATCCCCGCCCGCCATGCCTCCACCCGGCTGCCGGGCAAACCCCTGCTGGAAGTGGGGGGCAAGGCCATGGTGCTGCACGTCCTGGAAAAGGCCAAGGCGGCCGGAGCCATCGACGTTTGGGTCGCCACCGATGACGGGCGCATCGAGGCCCTGGTCCAAGGGGCCGGCGGCCAGGTGATGATGACCTCCCCTGACCACGAGTCCGGCACCGACCGCCTGGCGGAAGTGGCCGAGCGCCTGGGCCTGGCTGACGACGCCATCGTCGTCAACGTCCAGGGTGACGAGCCTCTGGTGCCGCCGGCCGTGATCCGCCAGGTGGCAGAGCTGCTCGAGGCCCACCCACAAGCGGCGGTGGCGACCCTGGCCACCCCCATCCATGACCTTGACGAGGCGGTCAATCCCAATGCCGTCAAGGTGGTGACCGACAAGAACGGCCTGGCGCTCTATTTCAGCCGCGCCTCGATACCGGCCCAGCGGGCCCGCCTGCTGGCCGGTGAAGCGCCGCAGCTGGAAGGCGGCCTGCTGCGCCGCCACCTCGGGATCTATGCCTACCGCGCCGGCTTCCTGCGCCGCTACGCGGGCCTCGCCGTCAGCCCCCTGGAGCAGCTCGAAGCCCTGGAGCAGCTGCGGGTGCTCTGGCATGGCGAACGCATCGTCGTCGCCGACGCCTGCGAACTGCCGCCGGCCGGCATCGACACCCCGGCCGACCTCGAGCGGGTCAACCGCCTGCTGGAGCAATAA
- a CDS encoding Trm112 family protein — translation MAFDKRLLDIIACPICKGKVKLVEDKNELWCSFDKLAYPIRGDIPVMLPDEARKLELDEVLP, via the coding sequence ATGGCCTTTGATAAGCGTTTGCTGGACATCATCGCCTGCCCCATCTGCAAGGGTAAGGTCAAACTGGTTGAAGACAAGAACGAGCTCTGGTGCAGCTTTGACAAGCTGGCTTACCCCATCAGGGGCGACATCCCCGTGATGCTGCCCGACGAAGCCCGTAAGCTGGAGCTGGACGAGGTGCTGCCTTGA
- a CDS encoding ABC transporter permease: MFRPASLFIATRYLLRGQRGGFANFVNLFALFGVTLGVMALVVVLSVMNGFEAQLKTRLLDRVPHLLLTNPKGYDDWQQRATQLKANPQVTAAYPYVDGEVMMQSAQGLQGGWLQGRWPDSPLPDLARSPRPGQYQLVLGVGLARKLGLVVGDVVRVYLPGRSLYTPLGRLPAQRQFTVVDVVDFASELNDLLAITDYGDLRRLYGKSGEGVDRLRVTLSDPFATQAFAKLAQPGEQLWDWRGRYGDFFAAVAQEKRTMSALLVLIIAVAAFNILAALAMLVSDKRRDIAVLAGLGMTPRALKRIFVAQGVGTGVLGSALGISFGFLATEHLNVFLDLVGLGGMAFGYGPQGLPVVREPIQMAVIAGLVVVICVLATLAPAHRASRVDPAVVLSERD; encoded by the coding sequence ATGTTCCGACCTGCCTCGCTCTTCATCGCCACCCGTTACCTGCTGCGCGGCCAACGGGGCGGCTTCGCCAACTTCGTCAATCTTTTTGCCCTGTTCGGCGTGACCCTGGGGGTCATGGCGCTGGTGGTGGTGTTGAGCGTGATGAACGGTTTCGAGGCCCAGCTCAAGACCCGGCTTTTGGACAGGGTGCCGCACCTGCTGCTGACCAACCCCAAGGGCTATGACGACTGGCAGCAGCGCGCAACGCAGCTCAAGGCCAACCCGCAAGTGACGGCGGCCTACCCCTATGTGGACGGCGAGGTGATGATGCAAAGCGCCCAGGGCCTGCAGGGCGGCTGGCTCCAGGGCCGCTGGCCGGACAGCCCGCTGCCGGATCTGGCCCGCTCGCCAAGGCCCGGCCAGTACCAGCTGGTGCTGGGGGTGGGCCTGGCCCGCAAACTCGGCCTGGTGGTGGGGGATGTGGTGCGGGTCTACCTGCCCGGACGCAGCCTCTATACGCCCCTGGGGCGCCTGCCGGCCCAGCGCCAGTTCACCGTCGTGGACGTGGTGGATTTCGCCTCCGAACTCAACGATTTGCTTGCCATCACCGACTACGGCGACCTGCGCCGCCTCTACGGCAAGAGCGGTGAGGGCGTGGACAGGCTGAGGGTGACCTTGAGCGATCCCTTCGCCACCCAGGCCTTCGCCAAGCTGGCCCAGCCCGGCGAGCAGCTCTGGGACTGGCGAGGGCGTTACGGGGATTTCTTCGCCGCCGTGGCCCAGGAAAAGCGCACCATGTCGGCCCTGCTGGTGCTGATCATCGCCGTGGCGGCCTTTAATATCCTCGCCGCCCTGGCCATGCTGGTCTCGGATAAACGCCGCGATATCGCCGTGCTGGCGGGCCTCGGCATGACGCCAAGGGCGCTCAAACGCATCTTCGTGGCCCAGGGGGTCGGTACCGGCGTTTTGGGCTCGGCCCTTGGGATCAGCTTTGGCTTCCTGGCCACCGAACACCTTAACGTCTTCCTGGATCTGGTGGGCCTCGGCGGCATGGCCTTCGGCTATGGCCCCCAGGGCCTGCCTGTGGTGCGCGAGCCCATACAGATGGCCGTCATCGCCGGCCTGGTGGTGGTGATCTGCGTCCTGGCCACCTTGGCGCCGGCCCACAGGGCCAGCCGCGTCGACCCGGCCGTGGTGCTGAGCGAACGGGATTAA
- a CDS encoding ABC transporter ATP-binding protein, which produces MDTAVLAGVNLQVEPGETLAIVGSSGSGKSTLLHLMGTLDQPSSGELLFEGEDMLAWDEDSRCRFRNQHLGFVYQFHHLLPEFSALENAAMPALIQGDSPVKAMDRARRLLERVGLGHRLEHRPSALSGGERQRVAIARALVNSPRLVLADEPTGNLDETSGEQVYQLMQELNQEFGTAFVVVTHDRGLAAKMGRVLALKKGVLQAS; this is translated from the coding sequence ATGGACACCGCCGTGCTGGCCGGGGTGAACCTGCAGGTGGAGCCGGGGGAGACCCTGGCCATAGTGGGCTCCTCCGGCTCCGGCAAGAGCACCTTGTTGCACCTGATGGGCACCCTGGACCAGCCGTCCAGCGGCGAGCTGCTCTTCGAAGGGGAAGACATGCTGGCCTGGGACGAAGACAGCCGCTGCCGCTTCCGTAACCAGCATCTCGGCTTCGTATACCAGTTCCACCATTTGCTGCCGGAATTCTCGGCCCTGGAAAACGCCGCCATGCCGGCCCTTATCCAGGGCGACAGCCCGGTCAAGGCCATGGACAGGGCGCGCAGGCTGCTGGAAAGGGTGGGCCTTGGCCACCGCCTGGAGCACAGGCCCTCGGCCCTGTCCGGTGGCGAGCGCCAGCGGGTCGCCATAGCCCGGGCCCTGGTCAACTCGCCCCGGCTGGTGCTGGCGGACGAGCCCACCGGCAACCTGGATGAAACCAGCGGCGAGCAGGTCTACCAGCTGATGCAGGAGCTCAACCAGGAGTTCGGCACCGCCTTCGTGGTGGTGACCCACGACCGCGGCCTGGCGGCCAAGATGGGCCGGGTGTTGGCCCTCAAGAAGGGAGTGTTGCAGGCCTCATGA
- the lpxK gene encoding tetraacyldisaccharide 4'-kinase produces the protein MDFWYQKAGWQAWLLSPLTGLFWLVSALRRLLFRLGLKKVYRAPVPVIIVGNLSVGGNGKTPVVLALAESLKEAGLKPGLIARGYGAKGPFPALVKADSPAAAVGDEARLLAKRSGLPMAVGPDRRAAIELLLADQDVDVIISDDGLQHYALSRDIEIVVMDGERRLGNGWLLPSGPLREGAWRLDKVDFVVVNGGMAGPGQYAMTLNQGLPKRVADDVELPWEQLPARVKAAAGIGNPGRFFASLAQRGLELERRLAFADHHAFSAADFAGVEGTLLMTEKDAVKCQPFAADSWYYVPVEAAFGPNLGEALLEILRSRHGL, from the coding sequence ATGGACTTCTGGTACCAGAAGGCCGGCTGGCAGGCCTGGCTGCTGTCGCCCCTGACCGGCCTCTTCTGGCTGGTCTCGGCCCTGCGCCGCCTGCTGTTCCGCCTGGGCCTGAAAAAGGTCTACAGAGCGCCGGTACCGGTCATCATCGTCGGCAACCTGTCGGTGGGGGGCAATGGCAAGACCCCGGTGGTGCTGGCCCTGGCCGAAAGCCTCAAGGAAGCCGGCCTCAAACCCGGCCTTATCGCCCGCGGCTACGGCGCCAAGGGGCCTTTCCCGGCCCTGGTTAAGGCGGACAGCCCGGCGGCGGCGGTTGGTGACGAGGCGCGGCTGCTGGCCAAGCGCAGCGGCCTTCCCATGGCGGTGGGGCCCGACAGGCGCGCCGCCATAGAGTTGCTGCTGGCCGACCAGGATGTCGATGTGATCATCAGCGACGATGGCCTCCAGCATTACGCCCTGTCCAGGGACATCGAGATAGTGGTGATGGACGGCGAGCGGCGCCTCGGCAACGGCTGGCTGCTGCCGTCCGGACCCTTGCGAGAGGGGGCTTGGCGGCTGGACAAGGTGGATTTCGTGGTGGTCAACGGCGGCATGGCCGGCCCTGGCCAGTACGCCATGACCCTCAACCAGGGCCTGCCCAAACGGGTGGCGGACGATGTGGAGCTGCCCTGGGAGCAGCTGCCTGCCAGGGTCAAGGCGGCGGCCGGCATCGGCAACCCGGGGCGCTTCTTTGCCAGCCTTGCCCAGCGCGGCCTCGAGCTGGAACGGCGCCTCGCTTTCGCCGACCACCATGCCTTTAGCGCAGCGGATTTTGCCGGTGTCGAAGGGACCCTGCTGATGACCGAAAAAGACGCGGTCAAGTGCCAGCCCTTCGCCGCCGACTCTTGGTATTATGTGCCGGTCGAGGCCGCCTTCGGGCCCAACCTCGGCGAGGCCCTTCTCGAGATCTTAAGGAGCCGTCATGGCCTTTGA
- a CDS encoding DUF2062 domain-containing protein produces the protein MPDHATIRNHKHLKIFGSLVHEPNLWCLNRRSAAGAFAVGLFFAFVPVPFQMLLAAGGAILFRVNLPLSVALVWLTNPITMPPIFYGVYRVGAWLMGKPPTKFAFEASWDWLMKSLESVGPAFLLGCGVCASVAAIIGYFGISWLWRYSVARSWRKRRRPR, from the coding sequence ATGCCGGATCACGCCACGATCCGTAACCACAAACACCTGAAGATCTTCGGTAGCCTGGTCCATGAGCCCAACCTTTGGTGCCTCAACAGGCGCAGCGCCGCCGGCGCCTTCGCCGTCGGCCTCTTCTTCGCTTTCGTGCCCGTGCCCTTCCAGATGCTGCTGGCCGCCGGCGGCGCCATTTTGTTCAGGGTCAACCTGCCCCTGTCGGTGGCCCTGGTCTGGCTCACCAACCCCATCACAATGCCGCCCATCTTCTACGGGGTTTACCGGGTCGGCGCCTGGCTGATGGGCAAGCCCCCCACCAAGTTCGCTTTCGAAGCCAGCTGGGACTGGCTGATGAAGAGCCTCGAGTCCGTCGGCCCCGCCTTTCTGCTGGGCTGCGGCGTCTGCGCTTCGGTGGCGGCCATCATCGGCTACTTCGGCATTTCCTGGCTGTGGCGCTATTCGGTGGCAAGAAGCTGGCGCAAGCGCCGCCGCCCCCGCTGA
- a CDS encoding DNA internalization-related competence protein ComEC/Rec2 produces the protein MKVLPLLSWLLGLVTPLFWEQLPAAGTLVWLMLSALILVGLGQCRVAVFLVGLCYTSLVGQSLTRLPLFAKDHSIEAVVLADSAAQYVHITALDGKAISPLLARLGWYLDSPRAKPGQTLVAKVRLRGVHQRRNPGSRAAARRDAAQGLAALGYVEAVGAIQGLPDWRGRWHQYLAGRLAPYPQGGLMLALLSGERGQLDPATRQLLAGSGTAHLLAISGLHVALVAAIGLWLGHLLPGNGRRWGLWLGLVLAGLYAWQAGLGPPTLRALTALIAWVLWLGWRRPLQAGRLWLSLLCLFATLNPLVLLDSRLWLSFCAVGLILLLLWRFPVRGWRLLLVLQGGLVLLMWPLQWWLFGAVPAWSLLANLVAVPLVTLVVMPALLAGLLLPGPWWLADKGLGALLWLLGLLQGSLPGQWLWLLVLLPLAFLPLGRASRLALGAAALLFVALLPPAEDGVWFLDVGQGSSTALVAGRQMLLVDTGPGLWAMDGARSLAASRHLDTLVLSHSDRDHVGGAAAFDAPILAGQPAVGQRQCLAGQTLALAGGELHVLWPPRPGLRPDNDASCILAGRLAGHSFLLPGDASARVEASRSWPQADWLAVPHHGSKSASSQAFIDQVRPKVAVFSTGLGNPFGFPVPAVVARYRAEGAATWNTASQGALFCAKSGCQGLRHYWWEGAVVGLEGR, from the coding sequence ATGAAAGTCTTGCCTTTGCTGAGCTGGCTGTTGGGGCTCGTGACCCCGCTGTTTTGGGAACAGCTCCCCGCTGCAGGCACCCTGGTCTGGCTGATGCTATCGGCTCTTATCCTGGTCGGGCTGGGGCAATGCCGCGTGGCGGTATTCCTGGTGGGACTCTGTTACACCAGCCTTGTTGGACAATCCTTGACCAGGCTGCCGCTCTTTGCCAAGGACCATAGCATAGAAGCCGTTGTTCTGGCAGATAGTGCTGCACAATATGTGCATATTACCGCCTTGGATGGAAAGGCGATTTCCCCTCTGCTGGCCCGCCTCGGCTGGTACCTGGACAGCCCCAGAGCCAAGCCCGGCCAGACCCTTGTCGCCAAGGTTCGGCTGCGCGGCGTCCACCAGCGGCGCAACCCCGGCAGCAGGGCGGCGGCCCGCCGTGACGCCGCCCAAGGATTGGCCGCCCTCGGTTATGTCGAGGCGGTGGGCGCCATCCAAGGCCTGCCGGATTGGCGCGGCCGCTGGCACCAGTACCTGGCGGGACGCTTGGCGCCTTACCCCCAAGGGGGCTTGATGCTGGCCCTTTTGAGCGGTGAACGCGGCCAACTGGACCCCGCTACCCGGCAACTGCTGGCGGGCTCAGGCACGGCCCATCTTTTGGCCATCTCCGGCCTCCATGTGGCCCTGGTGGCCGCCATCGGTCTTTGGCTCGGCCACCTGTTGCCTGGCAACGGCCGCCGCTGGGGCCTCTGGCTCGGGCTGGTGCTTGCCGGCCTCTACGCCTGGCAGGCGGGGCTGGGCCCGCCCACCTTGCGGGCGCTGACGGCCCTCATCGCCTGGGTGCTCTGGCTGGGCTGGCGAAGGCCCTTGCAGGCGGGGCGCCTCTGGCTGAGCCTCCTGTGCCTCTTTGCCACCCTCAATCCCCTGGTGCTGCTGGACAGCCGGCTCTGGCTGTCCTTTTGTGCCGTTGGGCTGATCCTGCTGCTGCTCTGGCGCTTCCCGGTGCGCGGCTGGCGGCTGTTGCTGGTCTTGCAGGGGGGCCTGGTGCTCTTGATGTGGCCCTTGCAGTGGTGGCTGTTTGGCGCCGTGCCGGCCTGGAGCCTGCTGGCCAACCTGGTGGCGGTGCCACTGGTGACGCTGGTGGTGATGCCGGCCCTCTTGGCCGGGCTCTTGCTGCCTGGGCCCTGGTGGTTGGCGGACAAGGGCCTTGGCGCGCTGCTCTGGCTGCTTGGGCTCTTGCAAGGCAGCCTGCCTGGCCAGTGGCTCTGGTTGCTGGTGCTGCTGCCTTTGGCCTTCCTGCCCCTTGGCAGGGCCAGCCGCCTGGCCTTGGGGGCGGCGGCGCTGCTCTTTGTCGCCTTGCTGCCGCCGGCCGAGGATGGAGTCTGGTTCCTGGACGTGGGCCAGGGCAGCAGTACGGCCCTGGTGGCCGGACGGCAGATGCTGTTGGTGGATACGGGCCCAGGGCTCTGGGCCATGGACGGGGCCAGGAGCCTTGCCGCTTCCCGCCATCTCGACACCCTGGTGCTGTCCCACAGCGACAGGGACCATGTGGGCGGTGCTGCCGCCTTCGATGCGCCCATACTGGCGGGCCAACCGGCGGTGGGGCAGCGCCAGTGCCTGGCCGGCCAAACCCTTGCCTTGGCGGGCGGCGAGTTGCATGTCCTCTGGCCGCCAAGGCCGGGACTGAGGCCGGACAACGACGCCTCCTGCATCCTCGCCGGGCGTTTGGCTGGGCACTCTTTCCTGTTGCCAGGGGATGCCAGCGCCAGGGTGGAGGCCAGCCGCTCCTGGCCGCAGGCGGACTGGCTGGCGGTGCCCCACCACGGCTCCAAGAGCGCCTCCAGCCAGGCCTTTATCGACCAGGTGCGGCCCAAGGTGGCCGTCTTTTCCACCGGCCTTGGCAACCCCTTCGGCTTTCCGGTGCCTGCCGTCGTGGCCCGTTACCGGGCGGAAGGGGCCGCCACCTGGAACACCGCCAGCCAGGGGGCGCTTTTTTGCGCAAAAAGTGGCTGCCAGGGCCTGCGCCACTATTGGTGGGAAGGCGCCGTGGTTGGCCTGGAGGGGCGCTGA
- a CDS encoding CLCA_X family protein — MSTPSRLHRDYWRRGPDYRFGEDRTFAEVRDQFGLAGVRVGAWVSAEEQQLAANLVFDALADLAWVLKVPPWTLGLRGQLQLAFGTRGSPGAQAHYEPATRILALAKNAGGGALAHEFWHAFDHHVAAHLYPGCPPRALASHLWLKRPSLRAHPLNLALAEVFKQALLSEDGQAPSDYVRRAIALDKQLGRPYYSQPTELLARAFESFVQDDREIANPYLVTGTHKSAAAKEGAYPQGQHRRALGQAFGRYFALLGQALARQEQP; from the coding sequence TTGTCCACCCCATCCCGACTGCACAGAGACTACTGGCGCCGCGGCCCCGATTACCGCTTTGGCGAGGACAGGACCTTTGCCGAGGTGAGGGACCAGTTCGGCCTGGCCGGCGTCAGGGTGGGGGCCTGGGTCAGTGCCGAGGAACAGCAGCTGGCCGCCAACCTGGTCTTCGACGCCCTGGCCGACCTGGCCTGGGTGCTCAAGGTGCCGCCCTGGACCCTGGGCCTGCGCGGCCAGTTGCAGCTGGCCTTCGGCACCAGGGGCAGCCCAGGGGCCCAGGCCCACTACGAGCCGGCCACCCGCATCCTGGCCCTGGCCAAGAACGCCGGTGGCGGCGCCCTGGCCCACGAGTTCTGGCACGCCTTCGACCATCACGTCGCGGCCCATCTCTACCCCGGCTGCCCGCCAAGGGCCCTGGCCTCCCATCTCTGGCTCAAGCGCCCTTCGCTGCGTGCCCATCCCCTCAACCTGGCCCTGGCCGAGGTGTTCAAGCAGGCATTGCTCAGCGAGGACGGCCAGGCACCAAGCGACTATGTGCGCCGGGCCATCGCCCTCGACAAACAGCTCGGTCGCCCCTACTACAGCCAGCCCACCGAGCTGCTGGCCCGGGCCTTCGAGTCTTTCGTGCAGGACGACAGGGAGATCGCCAACCCCTATCTGGTGACCGGGACCCACAAAAGCGCGGCGGCCAAGGAAGGGGCCTACCCGCAAGGGCAGCACAGGCGCGCCCTGGGCCAGGCCTTTGGCCGCTACTTTGCGCTGCTGGGCCAGGCTCTGGCGCGCCAGGAGCAACCATGA
- the msbA gene encoding lipid A export permease/ATP-binding protein MsbA, which yields MSEHSSSRLGTYKRLLKYAVPFRMGLVLSIVGMVANAGFEASFLYLMGPFLDKSFSGKPSVDSAGLLTNPANDLFMLAPLVVIGLFVARGLSSFMARYGLAWVGRHVVRALRQELFEKMIRFPIQEFDKASSGSLISKITFDVELVANSVTNSLLTVVRQGALVLFLLYTMFSYSWELTMVFFLVIPPIAFAVKKVSSRFRKLGLRIQAAMGMVTDKSEQMVSGNKVMKLFGAEAMESQRFDAINNHNRQQNMKVLATQGSSDAIIQLLAGVGLAIVLFMAGKLAAQGSLTMGDFVSLVSAMLAMMTPIKQLTNVNAELQRGIAAADSIFTVLDKDTEVDQGTLSLDKPKGDIRFEDVVFSYPGKDAPALKHISFQVPAGKTVALVGRSGSGKTTISSLLTRFYDIDSGHIRLDGEDLRDYRLRDLRRQFAVVSQQVYLFNDSIAANIAYGMEGEVSREAIIQAATRAHAMEFIERMPEGLDTVIGENGVMLSGGQRQRIAIARALLRDAPLLILDEATSALDTESERHIQAGLEALQQNRTSLVIAHRLSTIEKADQILVLDQGAIIEQGSHEQLLAKDGAYAGLYKMQFGN from the coding sequence ATGTCTGAACATTCGTCCTCTCGTCTTGGGACCTACAAACGCCTTTTGAAGTATGCCGTGCCCTTTCGCATGGGCCTGGTATTGTCCATCGTCGGCATGGTGGCCAACGCCGGTTTCGAGGCCTCTTTCCTCTACCTGATGGGTCCCTTCCTGGACAAGTCCTTCAGCGGCAAACCCAGTGTCGACAGCGCCGGCCTGCTCACCAACCCCGCCAACGATCTCTTCATGCTGGCGCCTTTGGTGGTCATAGGCCTCTTCGTGGCCAGGGGCCTGAGCTCCTTCATGGCCCGCTACGGCCTGGCCTGGGTCGGGCGGCACGTGGTGCGCGCCCTGCGCCAGGAACTGTTCGAGAAGATGATCCGCTTCCCCATCCAGGAGTTCGACAAGGCCAGCTCCGGCAGCCTCATCTCCAAGATCACCTTCGACGTTGAGCTGGTGGCCAATTCCGTCACCAATTCGCTGCTGACCGTGGTCCGACAGGGGGCCCTGGTGCTCTTCCTGCTCTACACCATGTTCAGCTACAGCTGGGAGCTGACCATGGTGTTCTTCTTGGTCATTCCCCCCATCGCCTTCGCCGTGAAAAAGGTCTCTTCCCGCTTTCGCAAGCTGGGCCTGCGGATCCAGGCCGCCATGGGCATGGTGACCGACAAGTCCGAACAGATGGTCAGCGGCAACAAGGTGATGAAGCTGTTTGGCGCCGAGGCCATGGAGTCCCAGCGGTTCGACGCCATCAACAACCACAACCGCCAACAGAACATGAAGGTGCTGGCCACCCAGGGCAGCTCTGACGCCATCATCCAGCTGCTGGCCGGTGTGGGCCTTGCCATAGTGCTGTTCATGGCCGGCAAGCTGGCCGCCCAGGGCAGCCTGACCATGGGCGACTTCGTGTCCCTGGTGTCCGCCATGCTGGCCATGATGACCCCCATCAAGCAGCTCACCAACGTCAATGCCGAGCTGCAGCGGGGCATCGCCGCCGCCGACTCCATCTTCACGGTACTGGACAAGGACACCGAAGTGGACCAAGGCACCCTGTCCTTGGACAAGCCCAAGGGCGACATCCGCTTCGAGGACGTGGTGTTCAGCTACCCCGGTAAGGACGCACCGGCCCTCAAACACATCAGCTTCCAGGTGCCGGCCGGCAAGACGGTGGCCCTGGTGGGCCGTTCCGGCTCCGGCAAGACCACCATCAGCTCGCTGCTGACCCGCTTCTACGACATCGACAGCGGCCATATCCGCCTCGACGGCGAGGATCTGCGCGACTACCGGCTGCGGGATCTGCGCCGCCAGTTCGCCGTGGTCAGCCAGCAGGTCTACCTCTTCAACGACAGCATCGCCGCCAACATCGCCTACGGCATGGAAGGGGAGGTGAGCCGCGAGGCCATCATCCAGGCCGCCACCAGGGCCCACGCCATGGAATTCATCGAGCGGATGCCAGAAGGCCTCGACACCGTCATCGGCGAGAACGGCGTCATGCTCTCGGGTGGCCAGCGCCAGCGCATCGCCATAGCCCGGGCCCTTTTGCGGGACGCGCCGCTCCTTATCCTCGACGAGGCCACCTCGGCCCTCGACACCGAGTCAGAGCGCCATATCCAGGCGGGCCTGGAAGCCTTGCAGCAGAACCGCACTTCCCTGGTCATAGCCCACCGGCTCTCCACCATCGAGAAGGCCGACCAGATCCTGGTGCTGGACCAGGGCGCCATCATAGAGCAGGGCAGCCACGAGCAGCTGCTGGCCAAAGACGGTGCCTACGCCGGCCTCTATAAGATGCAGTTCGGCAACTGA
- a CDS encoding ABC transporter permease, translated as MMLSLHLAWRQFRQGHLNRLQRFLRTAAVAGVALGCLVLVLVLSVMNGFQQVLTERFLSLVPQVELTSVNGELQRPLSLTSLAQADDRVLAVAPFRAVNALAVSGEHLNAVILRGIDLEKEMQVSGIKSFITPQMVKAFEAEPNSLILGAALADKLGAKVGSEVSLLVAPPGSGGLSTPRRHRLTLVGVVKVGGQLDYSLAYMPLATANQWNGSQKAQGLRLKVKDVFAADQVARDVGYRAHEGLYMDNWTRTQGHLYQDIQMVRVIIYLVVGLIMLVASFNIVSLLMVTVREEAPQIAMLRSIGCRQGTVSAIFLWRGCMLGGLGVLLGTGLGLLLAMALPELVSGWEWLTGSTVLAGDIYFTDTLPTQIRLGDALVTASLALFVSLAATLYPALHAARLQPARVLSGS; from the coding sequence ATGATGCTGAGCCTCCACCTGGCCTGGCGGCAGTTTCGCCAGGGCCACCTCAACCGCCTGCAACGCTTCCTGCGCACCGCCGCCGTGGCCGGCGTGGCCCTGGGCTGCCTGGTGCTGGTGTTGGTGCTGAGCGTGATGAACGGCTTCCAGCAGGTGCTGACGGAGCGCTTCCTGTCCCTGGTGCCCCAGGTGGAGCTGACCTCGGTGAACGGGGAGCTGCAGCGGCCATTGAGCCTGACCAGCCTGGCCCAGGCCGACGACAGGGTACTGGCGGTGGCGCCCTTTCGCGCCGTCAACGCCCTGGCAGTGAGCGGTGAGCACCTCAACGCCGTCATACTGCGCGGTATCGACCTCGAGAAAGAGATGCAGGTCTCGGGGATTAAGAGCTTCATCACGCCGCAGATGGTCAAGGCCTTCGAGGCCGAACCCAACAGCCTTATTCTGGGCGCGGCCCTGGCCGACAAGCTGGGGGCCAAGGTGGGCAGTGAGGTCAGCCTGCTGGTGGCGCCCCCCGGCAGCGGCGGCCTCTCCACGCCGCGCCGCCACCGCCTGACCCTGGTGGGGGTGGTGAAAGTGGGGGGCCAGCTCGACTACAGCCTGGCCTACATGCCCCTTGCCACCGCCAACCAGTGGAACGGCAGCCAAAAGGCCCAGGGCCTGCGGCTCAAGGTCAAGGACGTCTTCGCCGCCGACCAGGTGGCGCGGGACGTCGGCTACCGGGCCCATGAGGGCCTCTACATGGACAACTGGACCCGCACCCAGGGCCATCTCTATCAGGACATCCAGATGGTGCGGGTCATCATCTACCTGGTGGTGGGCCTGATCATGCTGGTGGCCAGCTTCAACATCGTTTCCCTGCTGATGGTGACGGTGCGCGAGGAAGCGCCGCAGATCGCCATGCTGCGCAGCATCGGCTGCCGCCAGGGCACCGTCAGCGCCATCTTCCTGTGGCGCGGCTGCATGCTGGGCGGGCTTGGCGTCTTGCTGGGCACAGGCCTTGGCCTGCTGCTGGCCATGGCCCTGCCTGAGCTGGTGTCCGGCTGGGAGTGGCTGACCGGCAGCACTGTGCTGGCCGGCGACATCTATTTCACCGACACCCTGCCCACCCAAATTCGCCTGGGGGACGCCCTGGTGACGGCTAGCCTGGCGCTCTTCGTCTCCCTGGCCGCCACCCTCTATCCGGCCCTCCACGCCGCCAGGCTCCAGCCGGCGCGGGTGCTGTCCGGCAGTTAG